The following coding sequences are from one Candidatus Peregrinibacteria bacterium window:
- the secG gene encoding preprotein translocase subunit SecG — METTLLVIQVVTSIFMGLFILLQSRGEGLSGGIAGSGGGEFYATRRGVEKFLFRATVVLAFIFAMNALVFAFLPRG, encoded by the coding sequence ATGGAAACAACGCTTTTAGTTATTCAAGTCGTTACCTCTATCTTTATGGGGCTTTTTATTCTCCTGCAAAGTAGAGGAGAGGGGCTCTCGGGAGGAATTGCCGGCAGCGGAGGTGGTGAGTTTTATGCGACGAGACGGGGCGTGGAAAAATTCCTTTTTCGAGCAACAGTGGTTTTGGCTTTTATTTTTGCCATGAACGCACTTGTTTTCGCGTTTCTTCCAAGAGGATAG